The following are encoded together in the Syngnathus typhle isolate RoL2023-S1 ecotype Sweden linkage group LG5, RoL_Styp_1.0, whole genome shotgun sequence genome:
- the gp1bb gene encoding platelet glycoprotein Ib beta chain, giving the protein MKGLHLLCLLIFGVQVSLPCPNPCSCHGSQVDCSSRFLNSSNLPSVFPAGTTELRLHNNRLTTLPNGLLDKLSSLHEVSLHGNPWTCDCGVLYLRAWLRRRPVGRPSAHINCSSPTRLRGRLVEYLTEQEVLDSCHYWYCDLALTSQALLFVFVLVQAALLTGVIVFLRRFEKLSREARRTKEESLTEGEAQRDSVVLPLTDRSS; this is encoded by the coding sequence ATGAAGGGGCTCCATCTTCTGTGTCTTCTCATCTTTGGAGTTCAAGTCTCGTTGCCGTGCCCCAATCCTTGCTCTTGTCATGGCAGCCAGGTGGATTGCAGCAGCAGGTTTCTTAACTCCTCCAACCTCCCCAGCGTTTTCCCCGCGGGCACCACCGAGCTGCGCCTTCACAACAATCGGTTGACCACCCTCCCGAACGGCCTTTTGGACAAGCTCTCGTCTCTCCACGAGGTCTCCTTGCACGGAAACCCGTGGACCTGCGACTGCGGTGTCCTCTACCTGCGAGCCTGGCTGAGACGTCGTCCCGTAGGAAGGCCCTCGGCCCACATTAACTGCAGCTCTCCTACCCGCCTCAGAGGGAGGCTGGTGGAGTATCTGACTGAGCAGGAAGTGCTGGACTCCTGCCACTACTGGTACTGTGACCTGGCTTTGACTTCGCAGGCAttgctgtttgtgtttgtgctggTGCAGGCTGCACTTCTGACCGGTGTCATCGTGTTCCTGAGGCGGTTTGAGAAGCTCTCCAGAGAGGCCAGGAGGACCAAGGAGGAGAGCCTCACAGAAGGGGAAGCTCAGAGGGATTCTGTTGTTTTGCCCTTAACTGACAGGAGCAGTTGA
- the LOC133153898 gene encoding leucine-rich repeat-containing protein 2-like isoform X1 translates to MKCGAVATCDVSRLLSVWESRARKHRQREKKEQQRKERSALPKIEQRWQYRLYCRTLDTHQRHLLNDDPPTPARDTRTDVLADSDAGHESALSFRLSGEQWKDLPKDLEWKTFLLEWHVSGTKIQKLPDYLASFSLLRVLELSKNKLALLPPDIGKLGHLRRLNISYNRLSCVPAQLGMCRSLERLELAGNRNLSELPFELSSLKHLAHLDIAENEFASIPVCALRMSSLQFLDLSNNRLIDLPEDMDRSQARVWVACACLFQFVCVCVRLKELVTLFVHKNRLTYLPHCLTNISTLKMIVVSADQLVCVPTKLCSNPGIKFIRLYDSPASGKTTEDGGEEPKDGREKEFMDAYVNTLKDREDTPYSTTKVTISCVL, encoded by the exons ATGAAGTGCGGCGCGGTGGCAACCTGTGACGTCTCGCGTTTGCTCAGCGTTTGGGAATCGCGCGCCCGGAAGCATCGGCAGCGGGAGAAGAAAGAGCAGCAAAGAAAAGAGAGGAGCGCCCTGCCAAA GATCGAGCAACGGTGGCAGTATCGCCTCTATTGCCGGACGCTCGACACGCATCAACGCCACCTGCTCAACGACGACCCGCCAACGCCCGCGCGCGACACACGCACAG ACGTTTTGGCCGACAGCGATGCGGGCCATGAGAGCGCCTTGTCCTTTCGTCTGTCCGGGGAGCAGTGGAAG GATTTGCCGAAAGATCTGGAATGGAAGACGTTTTTGCTGGAGTGGCACGTGAGTGGCACCAAAATCCAGAAGCTTCCCGACTATTTAGCGTCCTTCAGCCTGCTGAGGGTTTTGGAACTGTCCAAGAACAAACTAGCCCTGCTGCCTCCTGACATCG GAAAACTGGGCCACTTGCGCCGGCTCAACATCAGCTACAACCGACTGTCTTGCGTTCCCGCCCAGCTGGGGATGTGCCGCAGCCTGGAACGGCTGGAGCTAGCTGGAAACCGCAACCTCTCCGAGCTGCCTTTCGAG CTGAGTTCTCTGAAGCATCTGGCTCACCTGGACATTGCGGAGAACGAGTTTGCATCAATCCCCGTGTGCGCTCTCAGGATGAGCTCGCTACAGTTTCTCGACCTCAGCAACAATCGACTCATCGACCTGCCAGAGGACATGGATAGGTCGCAAGCACGTGTTTGGGTTGCGTGCGCGTGTTTGTTTCAattcgtgtgtgtctgtgtcaggCTGAAGGAGCTGGTGACGTTGTTCGTGCACAAGAACCGCCTTACGTACCTTCCTCACTGCCTCACCAACATCTCAACGCTCAAAATGATCGTCGTCAGTGCCGACCAGCTCGTTTGTGTACCCACGAAACTCTGCAGCAACCCGGGCATCAA GTTCATCCGTCTGTACGACAGTCCCGCCAGTGGCAAGACGACGGAAGACGGCGGTGAGGAGCCGAAGGACGGCAGGGAGAAAGAATTCATGGACGCTTACGTCAACACACTGAAGGacagag AGGACACGCCTTACTCCACCACCAAGGTGACCATTTCCTGTGTGCTGTGA
- the LOC133153898 gene encoding leucine-rich repeat-containing protein 2-like isoform X3 produces MKCGAVATCDVSRLLSVWESRARKHRQREKKEQQRKERSALPKIEQRWQYRLYCRTLDTHQRHLLNDDPPTPARDTRTDVLADSDAGHESALSFRLSGEQWKDLPKDLEWKTFLLEWHVSGTKIQKLPDYLASFSLLRVLELSKNKLALLPPDIGKLGHLRRLNISYNRLSCVPAQLGMCRSLERLELAGNRNLSELPFELSSLKHLAHLDIAENEFASIPVCALRMSSLQFLDLSNNRLIDLPEDMDRLKELVTLFVHKNRLTYLPHCLTNISTLKMIVVSADQLVCVPTKLCSNPGIKFIRLYDSPASGKTTEDGGEEPKDGREKEFMDAYVNTLKDREDTPYSTTKVTISCVL; encoded by the exons ATGAAGTGCGGCGCGGTGGCAACCTGTGACGTCTCGCGTTTGCTCAGCGTTTGGGAATCGCGCGCCCGGAAGCATCGGCAGCGGGAGAAGAAAGAGCAGCAAAGAAAAGAGAGGAGCGCCCTGCCAAA GATCGAGCAACGGTGGCAGTATCGCCTCTATTGCCGGACGCTCGACACGCATCAACGCCACCTGCTCAACGACGACCCGCCAACGCCCGCGCGCGACACACGCACAG ACGTTTTGGCCGACAGCGATGCGGGCCATGAGAGCGCCTTGTCCTTTCGTCTGTCCGGGGAGCAGTGGAAG GATTTGCCGAAAGATCTGGAATGGAAGACGTTTTTGCTGGAGTGGCACGTGAGTGGCACCAAAATCCAGAAGCTTCCCGACTATTTAGCGTCCTTCAGCCTGCTGAGGGTTTTGGAACTGTCCAAGAACAAACTAGCCCTGCTGCCTCCTGACATCG GAAAACTGGGCCACTTGCGCCGGCTCAACATCAGCTACAACCGACTGTCTTGCGTTCCCGCCCAGCTGGGGATGTGCCGCAGCCTGGAACGGCTGGAGCTAGCTGGAAACCGCAACCTCTCCGAGCTGCCTTTCGAG CTGAGTTCTCTGAAGCATCTGGCTCACCTGGACATTGCGGAGAACGAGTTTGCATCAATCCCCGTGTGCGCTCTCAGGATGAGCTCGCTACAGTTTCTCGACCTCAGCAACAATCGACTCATCGACCTGCCAGAGGACATGGATAG gCTGAAGGAGCTGGTGACGTTGTTCGTGCACAAGAACCGCCTTACGTACCTTCCTCACTGCCTCACCAACATCTCAACGCTCAAAATGATCGTCGTCAGTGCCGACCAGCTCGTTTGTGTACCCACGAAACTCTGCAGCAACCCGGGCATCAA GTTCATCCGTCTGTACGACAGTCCCGCCAGTGGCAAGACGACGGAAGACGGCGGTGAGGAGCCGAAGGACGGCAGGGAGAAAGAATTCATGGACGCTTACGTCAACACACTGAAGGacagag AGGACACGCCTTACTCCACCACCAAGGTGACCATTTCCTGTGTGCTGTGA
- the LOC133153898 gene encoding leucine-rich repeat-containing protein 2-like isoform X2, producing MKCGAVATCDVSRLLSVWESRARKHRQREKKEQQRKERSALPKIEQRWQYRLYCRTLDTHQRHLLNDDPPTPARDTRTDVLADSDAGHESALSFRLSGEQWKDLPKDLEWKTFLLEWHVSGTKIQKLPDYLASFSLLRVLELSKNKLALLPPDIGKLGHLRRLNISYNRLSCVPAQLGMCRSLERLELAGNRNLSELPFELSSLKHLAHLDIAENEFASIPVCALRMSSLQFLDLSNNRLIDLPEDMDRSQARVWVACACLFQFVCVCVRLKELVTLFVHKNRLTYLPHCLTNISTLKMIVVSADQLVCVPTKLCSNPGINPASGKTTEDGGEEPKDGREKEFMDAYVNTLKDREDTPYSTTKVTISCVL from the exons ATGAAGTGCGGCGCGGTGGCAACCTGTGACGTCTCGCGTTTGCTCAGCGTTTGGGAATCGCGCGCCCGGAAGCATCGGCAGCGGGAGAAGAAAGAGCAGCAAAGAAAAGAGAGGAGCGCCCTGCCAAA GATCGAGCAACGGTGGCAGTATCGCCTCTATTGCCGGACGCTCGACACGCATCAACGCCACCTGCTCAACGACGACCCGCCAACGCCCGCGCGCGACACACGCACAG ACGTTTTGGCCGACAGCGATGCGGGCCATGAGAGCGCCTTGTCCTTTCGTCTGTCCGGGGAGCAGTGGAAG GATTTGCCGAAAGATCTGGAATGGAAGACGTTTTTGCTGGAGTGGCACGTGAGTGGCACCAAAATCCAGAAGCTTCCCGACTATTTAGCGTCCTTCAGCCTGCTGAGGGTTTTGGAACTGTCCAAGAACAAACTAGCCCTGCTGCCTCCTGACATCG GAAAACTGGGCCACTTGCGCCGGCTCAACATCAGCTACAACCGACTGTCTTGCGTTCCCGCCCAGCTGGGGATGTGCCGCAGCCTGGAACGGCTGGAGCTAGCTGGAAACCGCAACCTCTCCGAGCTGCCTTTCGAG CTGAGTTCTCTGAAGCATCTGGCTCACCTGGACATTGCGGAGAACGAGTTTGCATCAATCCCCGTGTGCGCTCTCAGGATGAGCTCGCTACAGTTTCTCGACCTCAGCAACAATCGACTCATCGACCTGCCAGAGGACATGGATAGGTCGCAAGCACGTGTTTGGGTTGCGTGCGCGTGTTTGTTTCAattcgtgtgtgtctgtgtcaggCTGAAGGAGCTGGTGACGTTGTTCGTGCACAAGAACCGCCTTACGTACCTTCCTCACTGCCTCACCAACATCTCAACGCTCAAAATGATCGTCGTCAGTGCCGACCAGCTCGTTTGTGTACCCACGAAACTCTGCAGCAACCCGGGCATCAA TCCCGCCAGTGGCAAGACGACGGAAGACGGCGGTGAGGAGCCGAAGGACGGCAGGGAGAAAGAATTCATGGACGCTTACGTCAACACACTGAAGGacagag AGGACACGCCTTACTCCACCACCAAGGTGACCATTTCCTGTGTGCTGTGA